From the genome of Chanos chanos chromosome 5, fChaCha1.1, whole genome shotgun sequence, one region includes:
- the arhgap21b gene encoding rho GTPase-activating protein 21: MAAHWRGPNEEDEESKRSSRSLLCEDLPEQEECPGVPFPLEDEPFSWPGPKTLRLRRTSHGFGFTLRHFIVYPPESAMHSTFKEEDRVLRGRPRNRLEPMDTIFVKQVKEGGPAHNAGLCTGDRIVKVNGESIIGKTYSQVIGLIQNSDTFLELCVMPKDEDILQLFSPKIASLAYSQDAYLKGHDPYSGNACHIPEPPPICYPRVDCRPPGMAQATETSSHGGLPSDLGYRVEIPVPPSPPPPQIPKTQTAVYVCNESVRTVVVPPDVHMGRMGPAHGRDYSQMGQEPMLVRARPGTVSGLSGGRPLYPHPRKADMFPTGYQGDPYAMQTSHYAPSANPPANLQNIDWRTYQTYGEYIDNKGLHAYGRSIRERLDSLRATPQPAHSAPHCPPHGGWGNKLHRRSTSHDRAYNRPHVHQPRSASQDRMSGMERQVYARDWPPRSVSSEGLMRKPRSHSSDYLEHSDLVPVMQWPMDRRGYGRMEQGGRPSRQSLPSRASLHHPPAGYVNSVRSRAVAHQLSSRTDVLPSAVPSERPSRMGKEHPSKDQRPVPAANHVPHPTQQNLPPRTRTETIPIPEAAKEAGVGLRSASCSAPSPQDKQDGTTAQRPYTRDPKGPPVNGRSPIEGVVLREKPPSGKAAPLRHHSYILAVNDADGAEPAGGGVCWLPNDARRDMHMRRLGEQHDSSFCSSNLDESLDSIPFIDEPASPSVDHDATHIPASAAISGAAPITAISPGPATPSPLMRRQLSHDQESLRNAILESQTDAKTERSKSYDEGLDNYREEGRGRSSSKHMPSFKVLKKALDGHKSDDSSSRRDSSSDIFSDSSKEGWLHLRQLNTEKNKRVGGGIRLWKQLYIVLRGSSLYLYKDKKEALAHANSQLEDDPQPISIKACLVDISYSETKRKNVLRLTTSDCEYLFQAEGREDMLTWIRVIQENSNVDEENADVTSTDLINRKIKEYISMSAPSSKTEPSPKTTRQSLSIRQTLLWGRETKSQSPHSPKHEQDRRLLSKDDLSPPRDRAAWKRGIPGLMRKPFEKKPTAGMTFGVRLDNCPPAQSNRFVPLLVEVCCKLVEERGLEYTGIYRVPGNKAAISSMQEDLDSKGMSDIDIQDDKWRDLNVISSLLKSFFRELPEPLFTNEKYAEFIDANRTEDGVERLKELKRLIHELPDHHYETLKFLSGHLKTVSENCEKNKMEPRNLAIVFGPTLVRSSEDNMTNMVTHMPDQYKIVETLIQQYDWFFTEDGDEEPTTTVEQESTVQSQPVPNIDHLLTNIGRTAPSTGDISDSTTSDSAKSKQGSLVSGKDQYGRELLRSSFFVNRKRKKPKDKPQPSSSDDDLDSNPISDPNCTTDCLTEETGIESGMSDQRERTTREDPTQGTSLEQLPDSCESHVEHLPLQMSPSPKPSGSPTLSYHIEMARQNSLSDPPSNYDDGCVSDLGTLNSTSSQASAPRVRQGRTLGNWMENAGMGPGAEVCSITSDYSTTSSMTFLTGAESSVMSPEVRSVAESRGDDADDEQSELISEGRPMETDSESDLSVFAGGREGARQVEESESDLPERNTTPLQEVSSLVPSHRIIACDTLARKRGSRQKTDSESSADGGRSDFGRSDKDSGLLSRAPGTVKGRSTGSLSSSSRSESERAEPAWRIKITDRLKSRLLSSADDMFGVGSQRNRSPETRTKRKTNIRRRHTMGGQRDFAELSIIGDWQDHGGNGLSAVDRLKPKCSSQDFSIGDWIARERHRASNPEVSLDLSDLQSPQSQDRLSSKSSRSHPGQLLNGDSTASQSKSLSLASDAHPHKLSGTQVIRSRFYQYL; this comes from the exons TTCTCACCGAAGATCGCTAGTCTG GCCTATTCCCAAGATGCCTATCTCAAAGGTCATGACCCGTACAGTGGAAATGCTTGTCACATCCCAGAGCCTCCCCCAATATGTTACCCTCGAGTAGACTGTAGACCCCCAGGGATGGCCCAGGCCACGGAGACATCATCCCATGGGGGGCTCCCTTCTGACCTTGGATACCGTGTGGAGATCCctgttcctccctctcctcctccgccCCAGATCCCAAAGACGCAGACCGCTGTGTACGTGTGCAACGAAAGCGTGAGGACGGTGGTGGTACCACCCGACGTCCACATGGGCCGAATGGGTCCTGCTCACGGTAGAGACTACAGCCAAATGGGCCAAGAGCCAATGCTTGTCAGAGCCAGGCCCGGCACCGTGTCCGGTCTGTCTGGAGGAAGGCCACTTTACCCCCATCCCCGCAAAGCTGATATGTTCCCTACAGGTTACCAAGGAGATCCTTACGCCATGCAAACCTCCCACTACGCGCCCTCTGCCAACCCCCCGGCTAACCTTCAGAATATCGACTGGCGGACTTACCAGACGTACGGGGAATACATTGACAACAAGGGCCTCCACGCTTACGGCCGGTCTATCCGAGAGCGCCTGGACAGCCTACGAGCCACCCCCCAACCTGCTCATAGTGCCCCTCACTGTCCTCCGCACGGAGGCTGGGGGAATAAGCTCCACCGCAGGAGCACGTCCCATGACCGGGCCTACAACAGGCCCCATGTACACCAGCCACGCAGTGCCTCTCAGGACAGAATGAGTGGCATGGAAAGGCAGGTATACGCCCGGGACTGGCCTCCACGTAGCGTGTCCTCAGAGGGCCTCATGCGGAAACCCCGTTCCCACTCCTCCGATTACTTGGAGCACAGTGACCTGGTTCCTGTCATGCAGTGGCCCATGGACAGACGAGGCTACGGCAGGATGGAGCAAGGAGGTCGTCCCAGCAGGCAGTCCCTCCCTTCGCGAGCGTCTCTCCATCATCCCCCTGCGGGATACGTCAACAGTGTTCGCAGCAGAGCCGTTGCTCATCAGCTCAGTTCCAGGACAGACGTCTTGCCCAGCGCTGTTCCCTCCGAGAGACCCTCACGCATGGGCAAGGAGCACCCCTCTAAAGACCAAAGACCAGTTCCCGCGGCCAACCACGTTCCCCACCCAACACAGCAGAACCTGCCGCCTAGGACTCGGACAGAGACCATTCCTATTCCAGAGGCTGCTAAAGAGGCAGGGGTTGGCTTGAGATCAGCTTCCTGCTCTGCCCCTAGCCCTCAGGACAAACAGGATGGGACCACTGCCCAGCGGCCGTATACTCGGGATCCTAAGGGACCACCGGTGAACGGGCGTAGCCCTATCGAAGGTGTCGTGTTGAGGGAGAAACCTCCTTCTGGGAAGGCCGCTCCTCTCCGGCACCACTCATACATCCTCGCTGTGAATGACGCTGACGGGGCGGAGCCAGCAGGGGGCGGTGTTTGCTGGCTGCCCAATGACGCGCGACGGGACATGCACATGAGACGACTGGGCGAGCAGCATGACTCCTCCTTCTGCTCCAGCAACCTGGATGAATCGCTCGACTCCATCCCCTTCATCG ATGAACCTGCTAGTCCCAGTGTTGACCATGATGCCACACACATTCCAGCTTCTGCAGCAATATCTGGAGCAGCGCCCATAACTGCCATCTCCCCTGGTCCTGCCACTCCCAGTCCTCTGATGCGTCGCCAGCTGTCACATGACCAAG AATCTCTCCGAAATGCCATCCTGGAATCGCAGACAGATGCCAAGACGGAACGATCCAAGTCTTACGACGAGGGGCTGGACAATTACAGAGAGGAGGGGCGAGG ACGCTCCTCCAGTAAACACATGCCCAGCTTTAAAGTCCTGAAGAAG gctctGGATGGTCATAAGTCAGATGACTCTAGCTCCAGGAGGGACTCATCCTCGGACATCTTCAGTGACTCCTCCAAAGAGGGTTGGCTTCACCTCAGACAactcaacacagaaaagaacaaa CGTGTGGGCGGTGGTATACGGCTATGGAAACAGCTGTACATTGTGCTCCGTGGATCCTCACTCTACCTGTATAAGGACAAGAAGGAGGCACTCGCTCATGCCAACTCACAACTGGAAGATGaccctcagccaatcagcatcaAAGCCTGTTTGGTTGACATCTCCTACAGTGAAACAAAGCGTAAAAATGTGCTTCGGTTAACCACATCAGACTGCGAGTACCTGTTTCAGGCGGAGGGACGTGAGGACATGTTAACCTGGATTCGAGTCATTCAGGAGAACAGCAACGTGGATGAAGAG AATGCTGACGTGACGAGCACTGACTTAATCAACAGAAAGATTAAAGAATACATCTCAATGAG TGCCCCCAGCAGTAAGACAGAGCCGTCACCCAAAACCACGCGACAGTCTCTCAGTATTAGACAGACTCTGCTttgggggagagagacaaagagccaGAGTCCCCACTCCCCCAAACACGAGCAGGACAGGAGACTGCTCAGCAAAG ATGATCTGAGTCCTCCACGGGACAGGGCGGCGTGGAAGAGGGGTATTCCAGGTTTGATGAGAAAACCCTTTGAGAAGAAACCAACAGCAGGGATGACATTTGGTGTACGGCTGGACAACTGCCCTCCTGCACAGTCCAACAGG tttgtacCTCTTTTAGTTGAGGTGTGTTGTAAGCTGGTGGAAGAGAGGGGACTGGAATACACTGGAATATACAGGGTACCAGGGAACAAAGCAGCCATCTCTAGCATGCAAGAGGATCTTGACAGCAAAGGCATGAGTGACATAGACATCCAGGATGAT AAATGGCGGGACCTCAATGTGATCAGCAGTTTGCTCAAATCCTTCTTCAGGGAACTTCCAGAACCTCTTTTTACTAACG AAAAATATGCAGAATTCATTGATGCCAATCGAACAGAAGATGGCGTGGAGAGGTTGAAAGAGTTGAAGAGACTG aTTCATGAACTGCCAGACCATCATTACGAAACCCTCAAATTTCTCTCTGGTCACCTGAAAACAGTCTCTGAGAACTGTGAGAAGAACAAA ATGGAACCACGTAACCTGGCCATAGTCTTTGGTCCGACTCTGGTGAGATCCTCAGAGGACAACATGACTAACATGGTCACACATATGCCTGACCAGTACAAGATAGTAGAGACCCTCATTCAGCAG tACGACTGGTTTTTCACCGAGGACGGTGACGAGGAGCCAACC ACCACGGTGGAACAGGAGAGCACAGTGCAGTCTCAGCCTGTTCCAAACATCGACCACCTGCTCACCAACATCGGCCGCACAGCCCCCTCAACCGGAGACATCTCAG ATTCAACCACCAGTGACTCTGCCAAATCAAAG CAGGGCTCATTGGTATCAGGAAAAGACCAATACGGCAGAGAGCTACTCCGTTCCTCCTTCTTTGTCAACCGCAAACGTAAGAAGCCTAAGGACAAGCCTCAGCCTAGTAGTTCAGATGATGACCTGGACTCGAATCCAATTAGCGATCCAAACTGTACCACAGACTGTCTTACAGAAGAGACTGGGATAGAGTCTGGGATGAGCGATCAAAGAGAGAGGACTACGCGCGAGGATCCAACTCAGGGAACGAGTCTGGAACAGCTTCCTGACAGCTGTGAGTCCCATGTGGAACATCTCCCACTGCAAAtgtccccctcccccaaacctAGCGGCTCTCCCACCCTGAGTTACCATATTGAGATGGCCCGCCAAAACTCGCTTTCCGACCCCCCCTCCAACTACGACGACGGCTGCGTGTCAGACTTGGGCACGCTAAACAGCACCAGCTCACAGGCTTCAGCGCCGCGGGTCAGACAGGGCAGGACCCTGGGCAACTGGATGGAGAACGCTGGTATGGGCCCTGGAGCGGAAGTCTGCTCCATCACATCCGACTACTCCACTACCTCCTCCATGACCTTCCTCACAGGGGCAGAGTCTAGCGTCATGAGCCCAGAGGTGCGCTCCGTAGCCGAGAGCCGTGGGGACGACGCAGATGATGAACAGAGCGAACTCATCAGCGAAGGGCGACCCATGGAGACGGACAGCGAGAGTGACCTGTCGGTGTTTGCCGGAGGCAGGGAGGGGGCCAGGCAGGtggaagagagcgagagcgacCTGCCCGAACGCAACACCACGCCTTTGCAGGAGGTTTCCAGCTTGGTGCCGTCCCATCGGATCATAGCCTGTGACACCCTTGCACGGAAGAGAGGGAGCCGTCAGAAAACAGACAGCGAGTCTTCGGCAGACGGCGGCAGGAGCGACTTCGGCAGGAGCGACAAGGATTCCGGGTTGCTCTCTAGAGCTCCCGGAACTGTCAAAGGCCGATCCACGGGCAGCCTGAGCTCTTCATCCCGCAGCGAGTCGGAACGTGCGGAGCCCGCCTGGCGAATCAAAATCACCGACCGCCTCAAGTCCCGGCTGCTCTCATCAGCCGACGACATGTTTGGCGTGGGCTCTCAACGGAACCGTTCGCCGGAAACCCGCACCAAGAGGAAGACCAACATCCGCCGTCGGCACACCATGGGCGGACAGAGAGACTTCGCTGAGCTTTCCATCATTGGGGATTGGCAGGATCATGGAGGGAATGGGCTGTCTGCTGTGGACCGCCTGAAACCCAAGTGCAGTTCGCAGGACTTCTCTATCGGAGACTGGATCGCTCGGGAACGCCACCGCGCAAGCAACCCTGAAGTTAGCCTGGATCTGTCTGACCTGCAGAGCCCCCAGTCACAAGACCGCCTCTCCTCCAAGTCCTCACGTTCTCACCCCGGACAACTCCTCAACGGAGACAGCACGGCCTCTCAGAGCAAAAGCCTGAGCCTTGCCTCGGACGCCCACCCACACAAACTCTCTGGCACTCAAGTGATTCGTTCCCGTTTCTATCAGTACCTGTga